The DNA sequence AAAATATCTATACACTTTATTTGGTATAATAGGAATTAGCATAGTATTACTATTTTTTATAAATATCTTACGAAAGAATAAGAAGGGATCTGGATATGGCAAAAAAATCTTTTAGTATACCTTTTAAAATATTAATAGCTATTGTCCTGGTCGCTATAGCATACGGGATATTTGTATCCTTCCAACCCCTTATTTCATCTTTTATTATTGATGTAAAATCACCTAAAATAGTAAATAAAATACAAAAAGAAAATGGTGTATCATACTTTCTATGTGATGATATTGTTTTATCTTATGATGAGGGAAATTTGAGTTTCATTGATATGAAAACCTTAGACGTATCTTCTGCACAAATTGCTGTGAGCGATCCAAAATTTTATCCTGTAGATGAGGGAGTGTTTGTATCAGATAAGAATAGCAATGCATTACACTTTTTAGATAAAAAAGCCCAAATAATATGGACAAAGAAATTCGACTTTAATATATTCGATGTGAAATCTATACAAAAGAATATTTTGGTACATCTTATAAAGGACAAGCACGATAAAATAGAAATTTTTTCACCTAAGGGAAAGCTACAGCACTCTATGTTTTTTATCGATGAAACTATAACTGATATTTCATTTAACCAATATGTAAACAATCTACTTATATATACTATATATACTGAACAAGGAAAGATTGATAACAAAATATTCGTCTATGATAATAATTTTGAACTAAAAAATCTAGTGAATATCCATCAGCCTTCATTTAAAACTATATTATTAAATGAAGACAAAATTATTACTATTGGTAAAAGAAATATTATGTGTTACAATAAAAATAATCAAATTTTATGGCAAAAAGAATATTATTCAAGAAATATAGATAAGCTATACAATTATGGGAATTCTATAGCTTTGATCACTTCCCCATTAAGAAAAAGCAATATAATAGACAGCTCAGATTACATAATTTTTTTGAATGAAGATGGGAAGCAAACGGGAGAATTTAAACTTCCAAATCAGATTGTTGATATTTCTTTTGCAAAAGATTTAATATTGATTTGGGAAAAGAGAAAGTTCTGTATACTGGACCCTTTTGATTTAAATATGAGGGAATTTGATATTAACGAGGATATATTATCTATGAATGCAACTAAAAACATG is a window from the Clostridia bacterium genome containing:
- a CDS encoding DUF5711 family protein; its protein translation is MAKKSFSIPFKILIAIVLVAIAYGIFVSFQPLISSFIIDVKSPKIVNKIQKENGVSYFLCDDIVLSYDEGNLSFIDMKTLDVSSAQIAVSDPKFYPVDEGVFVSDKNSNALHFLDKKAQIIWTKKFDFNIFDVKSIQKNILVHLIKDKHDKIEIFSPKGKLQHSMFFIDETITDISFNQYVNNLLIYTIYTEQGKIDNKIFVYDNNFELKNLVNIHQPSFKTILLNEDKIITIGKRNIMCYNKNNQILWQKEYYSRNIDKLYNYGNSIALITSPLRKSNIIDSSDYIIFLNEDGKQTGEFKLPNQIVDISFAKDLILIWEKRKFCILDPFDLNMREFDINEDILSMNATKNMVILETSDYIYAFKI